A stretch of the Papaver somniferum cultivar HN1 chromosome 6, ASM357369v1, whole genome shotgun sequence genome encodes the following:
- the LOC113290822 gene encoding probable cyclin-dependent serine/threonine-protein kinase DDB_G0292550, giving the protein MGCCFSRNHEASEQNPPPKLVPESGISLLSPPQLEEETVKEVLSETPSQKRPFTKLEEQKLNPTILPSFPKSEVSEEEEEEEEEKKIENKQVPYYMTTPTTTQEVSVSEVSEICSLSESYSTTTLTKEDIEEGEVRQQQRIERSPSKIPQRRRSSSNKNSINDYQYGISGIDYHHNNRERRSPVRRSSEHPSPNRRNDNNNNGFKFGSNNTDMGQTGRRQRIYTANNNSNNNRSWRDPGESSGRRSRSPSVTRNNNNEAMGQNKSGMGRSPSARKAGRSPARIPPMASENSSKSETSKEDVEGNGNESLENPLVSLECFIFL; this is encoded by the coding sequence ATGGGTTGCTGTTTTAGCAGAAATCATGAAGCTTCTGAGCAGAACCCACCTCCTAAACTTGTTCCAGAATCAGGCATTTCTCTTCTTTCACCACCTCAACTTGAAGAAGAAACAGTAAAAGAAGTCCTTTCTGAAACTCCATCTCAAAAAAGACCTTTTACTAAACTAGAAGAACAGAAACTAAACCCAACCATTTTACCTTCATTTCCTAAAAGTGAGgtctcagaagaagaagaagaagaagaagaagagaagaagattgaAAACAAACAAGTCCCTTATTATAtgacaacaccaacaacaactcaAGAAGTATCAGTGTCCGAAGTTTCAGAGATCTGTAGTTTGAGTGAAAGTTATTCAACAACTACACTTactaaagaagatattgaagaaggCGAAGTCCGCCAACAACAAAGAATTGAAAGATCTCCATCAAAAATCCCACAGAGGAGAAGATCATCAAGCAATAAAAACTCAATTAATGATTATCAGTACGGGATTTCTGGAATTGATTATCATCATAATAACAGAGAAAGAAGATCTCCTGTAAGAAGATCATCCGAACACCCATCACCAAATCGAAGAAatgacaacaacaacaatggtttcaaattCGGGTCAAATAATACAGACATGGGTCAGACAGGAAGAAGGCAACGGATCTATACAgcaaataataatagtaataacaaCAGAAGTTGGAGAGATCCAGGGGAGAGTTCAGGTAGAAGGTCTAGGTCTCCATCAGTAACGCGTAATAACAATAATGAAGCAATGGGGCAGAACAAGTCGGGTATGGGTCGAAGTCCATCGGCAAGAAAAGCTGGAAGATCTCCTGCTCGTATTCCACCAATGGCGTCAGAGAACAGTTCGAAATCAGAGACAAGTAAAGAAGATGTTGAAGGAAATGGTAATGAATCTCTTGAAAACCCTCTTGTTTCATTAGAATGCTTCATTTTCCTGTAA